Proteins encoded within one genomic window of Acidovorax sp. 107:
- the mutS gene encoding DNA mismatch repair protein MutS — protein MSDTLEHHTPMMQQYLALKAGYPETLLFYRMGDFYEVFWQDAEKAARLLDITLTQRGQSGGQPVMMAGVPFHALENYLARLIKMGESVAIAEQVGEVGASKGPVERKVVRVVTPGTLTDTELLSDKSESLLMAVHQAPRARCGLAWLSVTQGRVYLAECALDELGAWLARVAPSELIYSAGVTERFEQQLQVLRQGGAFTCPMSLRPDWQFDSALGERKLLENLGAASLQAWGAQDLGEAHAAAAGLLQYAEHTQGRTLTHVHSVQVQRGDDLIDLPATTRRNLELVKTLRGDDAPTLFSLLDTCMTGMGSRLLKTWLLEPQRDRAEARQRLSATTALRGAGGAGGGAGPWSTLRGELKGVSDVERITARIALRQVRPRELVALGKTLQKSELLALNGKAPEAYLIQIFSHLQPPEGCMALLQAAIAEEPAALVRDGGVIANGFDTELDELRAIQTNCDAFLLDLETREKARTGIPNLRVQFNKVHGFYIEVTGSHLDRVPDDYRRRQTLKNAERFITPELKAFEDKALSANERALAREKWLYEQILDQLQPHVPQLTRLAQALATLDVLCTLAERSLTLHWCAPQFVPEPCIEIENGRHPVVEARLAETSSGSFIANHTRMNANTRMQVITGPNMGGKSTYMRQVALIVLLASMGSHVPAASCRLGPIDAIHTRIGAADDLANAQSTFMLEMTEAAQILHAATPHSLVLMDEIGRGTSTFDGLALASGIATHLHDKTRAFTLFATHYFELTELPAKARHAINMHVSATESGADIVFLHEIQPGPASRSYGIQVAKLAGMPSPVLHHARHALAALEERAGEDELQVDLFAAPEVPESAGASPVEAALAGINPDALSPREALDALYQLKKMVG, from the coding sequence ATGTCGGACACGCTCGAACACCACACCCCCATGATGCAGCAGTACCTCGCCCTCAAGGCCGGGTACCCAGAGACGCTGTTGTTCTACCGCATGGGCGATTTCTACGAGGTCTTCTGGCAAGACGCCGAGAAGGCGGCGCGCCTGCTGGACATCACGCTCACGCAGCGCGGGCAGTCGGGTGGGCAGCCGGTGATGATGGCGGGCGTGCCCTTCCACGCGCTGGAGAACTACCTGGCGCGCCTCATCAAGATGGGCGAGTCGGTGGCCATTGCCGAGCAGGTGGGCGAGGTGGGCGCCAGCAAAGGCCCGGTGGAGCGCAAGGTGGTGCGCGTGGTCACGCCCGGCACGCTGACCGATACCGAGCTGCTGTCCGACAAATCCGAATCGCTGCTGATGGCCGTGCACCAGGCGCCGCGCGCGCGCTGCGGGCTGGCCTGGCTGAGCGTGACGCAGGGCCGCGTGTACCTGGCCGAGTGCGCGCTGGACGAACTGGGCGCCTGGCTGGCGCGCGTGGCGCCCAGCGAGCTGATCTACAGCGCGGGCGTGACCGAGCGCTTTGAGCAACAACTGCAGGTGCTGCGCCAGGGCGGCGCCTTCACCTGCCCCATGAGCCTGCGGCCCGACTGGCAGTTTGACAGCGCCCTGGGCGAGCGCAAGCTGCTCGAAAACCTGGGCGCTGCCAGCCTGCAGGCCTGGGGCGCGCAAGACCTGGGCGAGGCCCATGCCGCCGCCGCCGGGCTGCTGCAGTATGCCGAGCACACGCAAGGCCGCACGCTCACACACGTGCACAGCGTGCAGGTGCAGCGGGGCGACGACCTCATCGACCTGCCCGCCACCACGCGCCGCAACCTGGAGCTGGTGAAGACCCTGCGCGGCGACGATGCGCCCACGCTGTTCTCACTGCTGGACACCTGCATGACCGGCATGGGCAGCCGCCTGCTCAAGACCTGGCTGCTGGAGCCCCAGCGCGACCGCGCCGAGGCGCGCCAGCGCCTCTCGGCCACTACCGCCCTGAGAGGTGCCGGGGGCGCTGGCGGCGGCGCGGGCCCCTGGTCCACGCTAAGGGGTGAACTCAAGGGCGTGAGCGACGTGGAGCGCATTACCGCGCGCATCGCGCTGCGCCAGGTGCGCCCGCGCGAGCTGGTTGCCCTGGGCAAGACGCTACAAAAATCAGAGCTGCTCGCGCTGAATGGAAAAGCACCAGAAGCCTATTTGATTCAGATCTTCAGCCACCTGCAGCCGCCCGAGGGTTGCATGGCCCTGCTGCAGGCCGCGATTGCCGAAGAGCCTGCCGCCCTGGTGCGCGACGGCGGCGTGATTGCCAACGGCTTTGACACCGAGCTGGACGAGCTGCGCGCCATCCAGACCAACTGCGACGCCTTTTTGCTCGACCTGGAGACGCGCGAAAAGGCGCGCACCGGCATCCCCAACCTGCGTGTGCAGTTCAACAAGGTGCACGGTTTCTATATTGAAGTGACCGGCAGCCACCTGGACCGGGTGCCCGACGACTACCGCCGCCGCCAGACGCTCAAAAATGCCGAGCGCTTCATCACGCCCGAACTCAAGGCGTTCGAGGACAAGGCCCTGTCGGCCAACGAGCGTGCGCTGGCGCGCGAGAAGTGGCTGTACGAGCAGATCCTCGACCAGCTGCAGCCCCACGTCCCGCAGCTGACCCGCCTGGCCCAGGCGCTGGCCACGCTCGATGTGCTATGCACGCTGGCCGAGCGCTCGCTCACCCTCCACTGGTGCGCCCCGCAGTTCGTGCCCGAGCCCTGCATCGAGATCGAGAACGGCCGCCACCCAGTGGTAGAAGCCCGCTTGGCCGAAACATCGAGCGGCAGCTTCATCGCCAACCACACGCGAATGAACGCCAACACGCGCATGCAGGTCATCACCGGCCCCAACATGGGCGGTAAATCGACCTACATGCGGCAGGTGGCTCTGATCGTGCTGCTGGCCAGCATGGGCAGCCATGTGCCCGCCGCGAGCTGCCGCCTGGGGCCCATCGACGCGATCCACACCCGCATCGGCGCGGCCGACGACCTGGCCAACGCGCAGTCCACCTTCATGCTGGAGATGACCGAGGCCGCGCAGATATTGCACGCCGCCACGCCCCACAGCCTGGTGCTGATGGACGAGATCGGCCGAGGCACCAGCACGTTCGACGGCCTGGCACTGGCCAGCGGTATTGCCACGCATCTGCACGACAAGACCCGCGCCTTCACGCTGTTTGCCACGCACTACTTCGAACTGACCGAGCTGCCCGCCAAGGCGCGCCACGCGATCAACATGCATGTGAGCGCCACCGAGAGCGGCGCCGACATCGTCTTTTTGCACGAGATCCAGCCCGGCCCGGCCAGCCGCAGCTACGGCATCCAAGTGGCCAAGCTGGCGGGCATGCCTTCGCCCGTGCTGCACCACGCGCGACACGCGCTGGCAGCGCTGGAGGAGCGCGCGGGCGAGGACGAATTGCAGGTGGACCTGTTCGCCGCCCCCGAGGTGCCCGAAAGCGCAGGCGCCAGCCCGGTCGAAGCCGCCCTGGCCGGCATCAACCCCGATGCCCTGAGCCCGCGCGAGGCGCTGGATGCGCTGTACCAGCTCAAGAAGATGGTGGGCTGA
- a CDS encoding bifunctional diguanylate cyclase/phosphodiesterase, whose protein sequence is MISSELLTDLLAPSGEGLIEPMAQARLQALVDAVPVALMEFRLQDGRLLLLAANAAARRMPGLGAVRHPGVDACEVFDLLADTPLMDQLHGVVRVGAPLECRQVVREPGRLLLAWDLSARRVTSDCIVVTVRDASEAENLRAALAASERTLEDVRREFREQTDVFNTMESLARTGHWRRIEDPGETVLLWSPGLCNIAGFEQQEWVDPERAVSGILPEDRHVFDKVREQGSGLDVEYRWRRPDGEVRWMRSRVQRTLPRDGVQVVMGVVQDVTDEHRAAEQLREQLLFIQRIASRIPGFIYEYRLHSDGVTSVQYISDAVREFMGVEPHEVTADHGVLSLRVIAEDLPLVQRSAMMSVRKLVPWQCEYRVRMDDGSVRWHMTNAIPHREADGSVVSHGFTMDITDRKRAEQEIERLAFYDALTGLPNRRLLLDRLQRSLAACQRTKNLGALLFIDLDNFKDLNDTLGHDMGDQLLSQVATRLVGSVREADTVARFGGDEFVVMLEALAPDLQNAATQAETVAEKLLASLNQPFDLDGAQHYSTPSIGITLFGDERLTVDELLKRADLAMYQAKAAGRNTQRFFDPDMQAAVNARSNLEADLRQGLARGELLVHYQPVVDHHARLLGAEALVRWRHPQRGMISPADFIPLAEQTGLILPLGQYVLQTACEQLQRWSQHPDTAHLSISVNVSARQFRQPGFVAEVLQTLKNHNADPRQLKLELTESLLLGDIEDTIARMVQLKSEGVGFALDDFGTGYSSLSYLKRLPLDQVKIDQSFVRDVLTDPNDAAIVRTILALAKSLDLEVVAEGVETTGQLSFLRLHGCEGFQGYLFGRPGPAEGIDALLYPAS, encoded by the coding sequence GTGATTTCGTCCGAACTGCTGACCGACCTCCTCGCCCCGTCCGGGGAAGGCCTCATCGAGCCCATGGCGCAGGCGCGCCTGCAGGCGCTGGTGGATGCGGTGCCAGTGGCGCTCATGGAGTTTCGCCTGCAGGACGGCCGCCTGCTGCTGCTGGCGGCCAACGCGGCGGCCCGGCGCATGCCCGGGCTGGGTGCGGTGCGGCACCCGGGCGTGGACGCCTGCGAGGTGTTTGACCTGCTGGCCGACACACCGTTGATGGACCAGTTGCACGGCGTGGTGCGCGTGGGTGCACCGCTGGAGTGCCGCCAGGTGGTGCGCGAGCCCGGCCGCCTGCTGCTGGCGTGGGACCTGTCGGCCCGCCGTGTGACCAGCGACTGCATCGTGGTCACGGTGCGCGATGCCTCCGAGGCCGAGAACCTGCGTGCCGCACTGGCCGCGTCCGAGCGCACGCTGGAAGACGTGCGGCGCGAGTTTCGCGAGCAAACCGACGTGTTCAACACCATGGAAAGCCTGGCGCGCACCGGCCACTGGCGCCGCATCGAAGACCCAGGTGAGACCGTGCTGCTGTGGTCGCCTGGTCTGTGCAACATCGCAGGCTTCGAGCAGCAGGAATGGGTGGACCCTGAGCGTGCCGTGAGCGGCATCCTGCCCGAGGACCGCCATGTGTTCGACAAAGTCCGCGAGCAGGGCTCTGGGCTGGACGTGGAGTACCGGTGGCGCCGGCCCGACGGCGAAGTGCGCTGGATGCGCTCGCGTGTGCAGCGCACCTTGCCGCGCGATGGCGTGCAGGTGGTCATGGGCGTGGTGCAGGATGTGACCGACGAGCACCGCGCGGCCGAGCAGCTGCGGGAACAATTGCTGTTCATCCAGCGCATCGCCAGCCGCATTCCCGGCTTCATCTACGAATACCGACTGCACTCCGATGGCGTCACCAGCGTGCAGTACATCAGTGATGCCGTCCGTGAGTTCATGGGGGTGGAACCCCATGAGGTGACGGCCGACCATGGCGTGCTCTCGCTCCGCGTGATTGCCGAAGACCTGCCGCTGGTGCAGCGCTCGGCCATGATGTCGGTGCGCAAGCTGGTGCCATGGCAGTGTGAGTACCGCGTGCGGATGGACGACGGCAGCGTGCGCTGGCACATGACCAATGCCATTCCCCATCGCGAGGCCGATGGCTCGGTGGTTTCTCATGGTTTCACCATGGACATCACAGACCGCAAGCGAGCAGAGCAAGAGATCGAACGCCTGGCGTTCTACGACGCCCTCACCGGTCTGCCCAACCGCCGCCTGCTGCTCGATCGCCTGCAACGCTCCCTGGCCGCCTGCCAGCGCACCAAGAACCTCGGCGCTCTGCTGTTCATCGACCTCGATAACTTCAAGGACCTCAACGACACCCTGGGCCACGACATGGGCGACCAGCTTCTGTCCCAGGTCGCCACCCGCCTGGTGGGCAGCGTGCGCGAAGCCGACACCGTCGCCCGCTTTGGCGGCGACGAATTCGTCGTCATGCTCGAAGCCCTGGCCCCCGACCTGCAAAACGCCGCCACCCAGGCAGAAACCGTGGCCGAGAAACTCCTGGCCAGCCTGAACCAACCCTTTGACCTGGACGGCGCCCAGCACTACAGCACCCCCAGCATCGGCATCACCCTCTTTGGCGACGAACGCCTCACGGTGGACGAACTGCTCAAACGCGCCGACCTGGCCATGTACCAGGCCAAAGCCGCAGGGCGCAATACCCAGCGCTTCTTCGACCCCGACATGCAAGCGGCGGTGAACGCCCGCTCCAACCTCGAAGCCGACCTGCGCCAGGGCCTGGCCCGGGGCGAGTTGCTCGTGCACTACCAGCCCGTCGTGGACCACCACGCCCGCCTCCTGGGCGCAGAAGCCCTCGTGCGCTGGCGCCACCCCCAGCGCGGCATGATCAGCCCGGCCGACTTCATCCCCCTGGCCGAACAGACCGGCCTCATCCTCCCCCTGGGCCAATACGTGCTCCAGACCGCCTGCGAACAACTGCAGCGCTGGAGCCAACACCCAGACACCGCCCACCTGTCTATCTCCGTGAACGTCAGCGCCCGCCAATTCCGCCAACCCGGCTTCGTGGCCGAAGTGCTGCAAACCCTCAAGAACCACAACGCAGACCCCCGGCAACTCAAGCTCGAACTCACCGAAAGCCTGCTGCTGGGAGACATCGAAGACACCATTGCACGCATGGTGCAACTCAAAAGCGAAGGCGTGGGCTTTGCGCTCGACGACTTCGGCACCGGCTACTCGTCCCTGTCCTACCTCAAGCGCCTGCCACTGGACCAGGTGAAGATCGACCAGAGCTTCGTGCGGGACGTGCTGACAGACCCGAACGACGCGGCGATTGTTCGGACCATCCTGGCGCTGGCCAAGAGCCTGGACCTGGAGGTGGTGGCGGAGGGGGTGGAGACGACAGGGCAGCTGAGCTTTCTGAGGCTGCATGGGTGTGAGGGGTTCCAGGGGTATCTGTTTGGGAGACCCGGGCCTGCGGAGGGGATCGATGCATTGCTCTATCCCGCCAGCTGA